ACTGCTAAAGCTGCTAAAGAAGATCTTAGACAAGGAATGGAACTAGGTGCAAGTGATTATCTTAATAAACCATTTACTAGGGCTGAAATACTTAAAGTAATAAATACTCAACTCCAAAAACAACAAAAATTAAAACAGCAATCTGAAAATAGCCTAGCCCAATTAAGAAATAGTATTACTTTATCATTACCACATGAACTAAAAACACCTTTAAATGGAATCCTTGGTTTATCTGAAATGATGATGCTGTCCAGCGAATCAATGGATGCAAATGAAATCAATGAGATAGCAACCGACATATATAATTCTGCTAAACGTTTAGATTATTTAATTCAAAACTTTTTATTGTACGCAGAACTCGAAATGATTGCTAAGGATTCTCAAAAACTGGCTTCATTAATAAAAAATTGTACGAACTTTTCTGCTCCTATTATAACTAACATCGCAAATAATAAAGCTATCCAATCGGGTAGAGAAGCAGACTTGAACTTAGAAATCATAGATTCAAAAGTACAAATTTCAGAAGCAGATTTGAATAAGATTATTGAAGAAACGACTGATAATGCCTTTAAGTATTCCCAAAAAGGTACGCCAGTTAACATAAAAAATCAAGTGTATCAAAATGAACTTATTATAGAAATAACTAATTTGGGTAGAGGTCTAACAATTGATCAAATAAATCAATTAGGAGCTTATATGCAGTTTGATCGTAAAATTTACGCTCAAGAAGGTTCAGGATTAGGTTTAATAATTTCAAAGCGCTTGGCGGAATTATACGGAGGAGAATTAAAAATAGATAGTATCCCCAACAAAGAAACAAAAGTGACTATTACTTTGCCTATACAAGGTCTTTTTTAGTGATACCTCTTCAGGCTTTTCGTAGAAACTAGGATTATCACTATTGCAGCCAAATTTTTTACAGAAAACGGCTTTGTTGCTTTAATCAGGGTTTTTTACCATGCGCGAGTGATTCCCTAATCTACTTAACCTTACAGATCCTTTTTTCAAGCTTATTGTCTTCAGTCATAGCTTCTGAGATATCCACCGTTGCCACAGTAGTTTTAAAAATACTTAAATCTATAGTTTAAGCCTGATCGTCACATCTTGCAACTACCATCGCCAAGACCCGTCGTAGATA
The DNA window shown above is from Oculatellaceae cyanobacterium and carries:
- a CDS encoding response regulator; the protein is MSKILVIEDEESVRENLIKLLDLEDFEAIGASNGSIGVKLAKEQTPDLIICDVMMPELDGYGVLSALRQDDITATIPFIFLTAKAAKEDLRQGMELGASDYLNKPFTRAEILKVINTQLQKQQKLKQQSENSLAQLRNSITLSLPHELKTPLNGILGLSEMMMLSSESMDANEINEIATDIYNSAKRLDYLIQNFLLYAELEMIAKDSQKLASLIKNCTNFSAPIITNIANNKAIQSGREADLNLEIIDSKVQISEADLNKIIEETTDNAFKYSQKGTPVNIKNQVYQNELIIEITNLGRGLTIDQINQLGAYMQFDRKIYAQEGSGLGLIISKRLAELYGGELKIDSIPNKETKVTITLPIQGLF